A stretch of Coccidioides posadasii str. Silveira chromosome 2, complete sequence DNA encodes these proteins:
- a CDS encoding uncharacterized protein (EggNog:ENOG410PHDD~COG:S~BUSCO:13122at33183), which produces MGSQPTNETSWSAQAVISSLPHPPFENGPSPVPFFHLLERLKTTKREGWRRFDINHGESISDHMYRMAIMTMLAPPSLARKLNIPHCTKMALIHDMAESVVGDITPVDTEVTKAEKARREAEVMEYISKTLLGGVYGGSAGEKMQAIFQEYEDNETLEAKFVHDIDKMELLLQAIEYERTHGGKIQLTEFYGVMKRIQLPEVKEWAEAVMKEREAFWADKGGAPPLQ; this is translated from the exons ATGGGTTCTCAACCGACAAACGAGACGTCATGGTCGGCACAAGCAG TCATCTCCAGCCTCCCTCACCCCCCGTTTGAAAATGGCCCCTCCCCTGTACCATTTTTCCACCTCCTAGAGCGCCTTAAGACAACGAAACGGGAAGGCTGGCGCCGATTTGATATTAACCATGGCGAATCCATCTCGGACCATATGTATCGCATGGCAATAATGACCATGCTCGCACCGCCATCTCTTGCTCGGAAGCTTAACATACCACACTGCACGAAAATGGCGCTGATTCACGATATGGCCGAGTCGGTGGTCGGAGACATAACACCGGTTGATACCGAGGTGACAAAGGCCGAGAAAGCGCGGCGAGAGGCTGAGGTCATGGAATATATTTCTAAAACGCTGCTGGGCGGGGTGTATGGCGGTTCAGCGGGAGAGAAAATGCAGGCGATTTTCCAGGAATATGAAGATAACGAGACCCTGGAAGCGAAATTCGTTCACGATATCGACAAGATGGAATTACTGCTGCAAGCGATAGAATATGAACGGACGCATGGCGGCAAGATCCAATTAACCGAGTTCTATGGCGTTATGAAGCGCATCCAACTTCCGGAGGTGAAAGAATGGGCGGAAGCGGTGATGAAAGAACGTGAAGCGTTCTGGGCGGACAAAGGCGGCGCACCGCCCCTCCAATGA
- a CDS encoding uncharacterized protein (EggNog:ENOG410PHN9~COG:S~BUSCO:5433at33183) produces the protein MQRSSARSPTKQRVETWSGPAPLTIFLRNLKLLRLDTRSGWPNITLETLSGSQNTLRRRIQAVEWSLYHLFLIWDKNETHTKLQPFFPPLEPLQSVNLRAALFRMLSDLKKNGVLGREAILRKTMLDDCKSERFEEILASFSTAVLRKSLLPSQARSIAIDLATAQQLTACDQSNILPLILAYRSSLSSTINERKSLGCFYANLNQHLHAKADELSKRSPSGARSLLAADKVEHTRRNIISAWYGSGDWAKAILDGGLQVDLDPLLELDFSRLRLVAKTDGLDSVRSRRSSDLLADLDKRIAQQKSKLQKWREFRRTLTEDEPDATGTEAHSQNRVLAFRDHQKLTVASLAQIGQVAQNPNAQNPDYKTLLADFHESLAKFTLGAKLPDRRWKVESPIHQDREEERVHDGEEERAMAYKSDQAPSLQFPTRLREMEPSVGSISVGLSRDVSMQNASPPMEMSPAQIAEAAASQSYQSQEPNPHDHTHDISERADHSAFTLVERTRQSMSRLSVPEARPRQSLGKSRVSRHSQSFPINQFETPDNKQRQKQGQRSGATTPRDELFSEDADYASVFKSRPKIATSPVGSPIVHVPLYADDNAAEISDMEVCEVDSYFHLDAENSPSLRRTMYM, from the exons ATGCAGCGCTCCTCCGCCCGTTCACCTACCAAACAAAGGGTGGAAACATGGTCCGGTCCCGCACCTCTCACTATATTCCTCCGCAACTTGAAGCTCCTTCGATTAGACACCCGCTCTGGCTGGCCTAATATTACCCTAGAAACTCTCTCCGGATCGCAGAATACCCTTCGTCGAAGAATTCAGGCCGTGGAATGGTCTCTCTATCACCTGTTTCTGATATGGGACAAGAATGAGACACATACT AAGCTACAACCCTTTTTTCCGCCCCTTGAGCCGCTGCAGTCTGTCAACCTAAGAGCTGCGCTCTTCCGCATGCTCTCGGATTTAAAGAAGAATGGCGTTCTGGGGCGAGAAGCGATTCTCCGGAAGACCATGCTAGACGACTGCAAAAGCGAAAGATTTGAAGAAATTTTGGCTTCTTTCTCCACAGCCGTTTTGCGCAAATCTCTCCTCCCGAGCCAAGCTCGAAGCATTGCTATCGATCTAGCCACTGCTCAACAGTTAACGGCATGCGACCAAAGCAACATACTCCCGTTGATTCTTGCCTACCGCTCCTCCCTTAGCTCTACTATTAACGAAAGGAAGAGTCTTGGCTGCTTCTACGCAAATCTCAACCAACATCTCCACGCCAAAGCAGACGAGCTTTCGAAGCGCTCTCCCTCAGGAGCAAGGTCCTTGCTCGCTGCCGATAAAGTGGAGCATACACGACGCAATATTATTTCTGCATGGTACGGCAGTGGAGACTGGGCAAAGGCCATTTTGGATGGTGGGTTGCAGGTGGATTTGGACCCTCTTCTAGAACTGGACTTCTCTCGATTACGCTTGGTAGCGAAGACTGACGGTTTGGATTCTGTACGATCACGACGGTCTTCCGATCTTCTCGCAGACTTAGACAAACGCATTGCGCAGCAGAAATCAAAGTTACAAAAATGGCGAGAATTTAGACGGACGTTGACGGAGGATGAACCAGATGCTACAGGGACGGAAGCGCACAGCCAAAATCGCGTGTTGGCGTTCCGGGATCATCAAAAATTAACAGTGGCGTCTCTTGCACAGATAGGTCAAGTGGCTCAGAACCCAAATGCCCAAAATCCGGATTATAAGACTCTGTTGGCAGATTTCCATGAGTCGCTTGCCAAATTTACATTAGGCGCTAAGCTACCAGATAGACGGTGGAAGGTGGAGAGCCCCATACATCAAGatagagaggaagaaagagtTCACGATGGTGAAGAAGAGCGAGCGATGGCTTATAAGTCCGATCAAGCTCCTAGCCTGCAATTCCCTACCCGACTCAGAGAAATGGAACCCTCAGTAGGATCAATATCAGTCGGTCTTTCTAGGGATGTCTCGATGCAAAATGCTAGCCCTCCTATGGAGATGTCACCTGCACAAATAGCTGAAGCGGCCGCTTCCCAGAGCTACCAATCTCAAGAACCAAACCCACACGATCATACGCACGACATATCTGAACGAGCAGACCATAGTGCCTTCACTCTGGTTGAACGTACTCGACAATCAATGTCCCGACTTTCAGTTCCGGAAGCCCGTCCCCGGCAGTCCTTAGGGAAATCTAGAGTTTCAAGGCATTCACAATCTTTTCCCATCAACCAGTTCGAGACCCCTGACAATAAACAAAGACAAAAGCAAGGCCAAAGATCGGGTGCTACTACTCCAAGAGATGAACTATTCAGCGAAGATGCGGATTATGCCAGTGTGTTTAAGAGTCGGCCGAAGATTGCTACAAGCCCGGTCGGTTCTCCCATCGTGCATGTGCCGCTATATGCGGATGATAACGCGGCTGAGATATCAGATATGGAAGTTTGCGAGGTCGACAGTTATTTCCACCTTGACGCAGAGAATTCGCCTTCTCTAAGGAGAACGATGTACATGTGA
- a CDS encoding uncharacterized protein (EggNog:ENOG410PGH6~COG:H~BUSCO:8320at33183): protein MDINELDEDGPPELVSIEPDTSQRPKSPTDLNLPRVPITIVTGYLGAGKTTLLNYILNERHGKKIAVILNGSVRGLYVFGLRIHFTIPDPSLAADIEKSLTVNQEGQQVEEWLELPNGCLCCSVRDTGVIAIESLMSRRGSFDYILLETTGLADPGNIAPLFWVDDGLGSSIYLDGIVTLVDAKNICHLLDQPAPQEVQENRGGAVLTTAHLQISHADVVILNKSDLVTAEELEHVKRRIRGINGLATIHVTDHSKVPQIEGALLELHAYDKLANFDFSEKGQSQLDPTISTISFAVPDLPESKLPLVDEWLRSVLWERQLPLSSSHMPQEDGSLDFDPHRLKAIIRLTNGNIKIVQGVRDIFEITESEKQDPSCVVASKFVLIGRGLGKDSSVWQESLLGMLGDVKNIVSKVRE from the exons ATGGATATCAATGAACTTGATGAAGACGGCCCTCCGGAGCTGGTTTCCATCGAACCCGATACATCGCAGCGTCCAAAATCCCCCACAGATCTCAATCTTCCACGGGTCCCAATTACTATTGTAACAG GCTACCTGGGTGCTGGAAAAACCACGCTCTTAAACTATATCCTGAATGAGAGGCACGGGAAGAAGATTGCTGTCATATTAAATGGCTC AGTTCGGGGATTGTATGTTTTCGGGCTGCGAATTCACTTCACCATTCCTGACCCTTCTTTAGCTGCTGATATTGAGAAGTCCCTAACTGTCAATCAAGAGGGCCAGCAAGTCGAAGAATGGCTTGAGTTGCCAAACGGCTGTTTATGCTGCTCAGTGAG AGACACCGGCGTTATTGCTATCGAATCCCTAATGAGCCGGCGTGGTAGCTTTGACTACATACTGTTAGAGACCACCGGGCTTGCCGATCCCGGGAATATAGCTCCCTTGTTTTGGGTTGATGATGGACTCGGAAGCTCCATTTACCTCGACGGCATTGTCACCTTGGTAGATGCAAAGAATATATGCCATCTTCTTGACCAGCCGGCTCCTCAAGAAGTTCAAGAGAACCGAGGTGGTGCAGTTCTAACTACCGCACATTTACAAATTTCACATGCCGATGTGGTGATCTTGAACAAGAGTGACCTTGTTACGGCTGAGGAGCTGGAGCACGTTAAAAGGCGCATTAGAGGAATCAATGGCTTAGCGACAATCCATGTCACTGACCATAGCAAAGTACCACAAATTGAAGGAGCACTCCTGGAACTTCATGCCTATGATAAGCTCGCGAATTTTGACTTTAGTGAGAAGGGCCAGAGCCAGCTTGACCCC ACCATCTCCACCATTTCATTCGCAGTACCAGATTTACCGGAGTCGAAACTTCCCCTTGTCGATGAGTGGCTGCGTTCTGTACTATGGGAGCGCCAACTCCCGCTGTCGTCGTCTCATATGCCTCAAGAGGACGGCTCTCTAGACTTCGACCCCCATCGCCTCAAAGCAATTATTCGCCTTACCAACGGCAATATTAAAATTGTGCAGGGTGTTCGAGACATATTTGAGATCACAGAATCCGAAAAACAAGACCCTTCTTGTGTGGTAGCATCCAAGTTCGTTTTAATCGGTAGGGGACTAGGAAAGGATTCATCTGTGTGGCAGGAAAGTTTGCTTGGCATGCTTGGAGATGTTAAAAATATCGTTTCGAAAGTCAGAGAATAA
- a CDS encoding uncharacterized protein (EggNog:ENOG410PKJV~COG:D) has protein sequence MTALGASPSSSPRLPSPPPFTEVQIGPKSPTVSDSPLAASPAQDDASTRRIRPGTKAVDMASGPPLVPLSQLDSPFQLQEHLKASYQDYTRPPGSSTVIPINRATAEQLAEPPEGVERSLWLYELCRFLTMKANNIVIAFFAETPPCSVQTCPEMRASEWQYLCAVHDPPKACCAIDYCCHTLDWATNILTSPKFFPSRLTLGSEAGGGPQASMRHLTNIFRRVYRIFAHAWFQHREVFWQVEGHDGLHVFFKTVCDMYNLLPEDNYTIPAEAEGEEPRTSKPDEAGRKMTILRKEDKRQPELSLDSASSLGTGATTRRHRHSPSTGAAVSTIAEAAEDEDGSKTTGDTSALEPTEETEEETDVEQLDNLQNDTPSTPSEQSSEAVATPGEDGITSLPEKLGQEEQTEMTDTSNKLSQPGVNADTEPTENGTLHEQPNRPAQEEIQAQEENEEQTQAPVAEPLKESEPDSKPESSPERPSDDLPAEAATKDQPSPDSNTENTTQDQPEEKNNTSAETEPEPESHSADEPRPPPEKTEEVGQVQNA, from the exons ATGACAGCGTTAGGAGCTTCTCCCTCAAGCTCTCCGCGTCTGCCCAGTCCACCTCCCTTCACCGAAGTGCAGATTGGTCCAAAATCTCCCACCGTGAGCGATAGTCCCCTTGCGGCATCGCCTGCGCAAGATGACGCTTCTACGCGGCGAATTCGCCCGGGCACCAAGGCCGTAGATATGGCCTCCGGGCCACCGCTGGTTCCGCTCTCACAA CTCGACTCTCCTTTCCAACTCCAAGAACACCTCAAAGCTTCCTACCAAGACTACACTCGTCCACCCGGTTCCTCGACCGTGATCCCGATTAACCGCGCAACGGCAGAGCAGCTCGCCGAACCTCCAGAGGGCGTCGAACGTTCTCTTTGGCTTTACGAACTATGCCGTTTCCTCACTATGAAGGCGAATAATATCGTCATTGCCTTCTTCGCTGAAACTCCTCCCTGCTCGGTACAAACGTGTCCTGAAATGCGCGCCTCTGAATGGCAGTACCTCTGCGCAGTACATGATCCGCCTAAAGCGTGCTGCGCGATTGACTATTGCTGTCATACACTCGACTGGGCGACAAACATTCTCACATCGCCCAAATTCTTCCCGAGCAGATTGACCCTAGGGAGTGAGGCAGGAGGCGGCCCTCAGGCGAGCATGAGACATTTGACGAACATCTTTCGGAGGGTATATCGAATTTTCGCACACGCCTGGTTCCAGCATCGAGAGGTCTTTTGGCAAGTGGAGGGCCACGATGGACTCCATGTCTTTTTCAAAACCGTCTGCGACATGTACAATTTGCTCCCGGAGGATAACTATACTATTCCTGCTGAAGCAGAAGGGGAAGAACCGCGAACGAGCAAGCCGGATGAAGCGGGCCGAAAAATGACAATACTACGCAAAGAGGATAAACGCCAGCCTGAGTTAAGTTTAGATTCCGCTTCCTCCTTGGGAACTGGAGCAACGACAAGACGACATCGTCATTCGCCATCAACGGGTGCTGCTGTCAGCACGATCGCAGAGGCTGCTGAAGACGAAGATGGTTCTAAGACCACGGGGGATACCTCTGCTCTTGAGCCTACGGAAGAGACGGAGGAAGAGACAGATGTCGAACAACTCGACAATCTACAGAATGATACCCCGTCGACACCATCTGAACAATCTTCCGAAGCTGTCGCGACACCAGGGGAGGATGGGATAACATCATTGCCAGAGAAGCTAGGACAGGAAGAGCAAACTGAGATGACCGATACATCCAATAAACTCTCGCAACCCGGGGTCAATGCGGACACTGAGCCTACGGAGAATGGAACCTTACATGAACAGCCCAATAGGCCCGCACAAGAAGAAATACAGGCGCAAGAAGAGAACGAGGAACAAACCCAGGCCCCAGTGGCAGAACCACTGAAGGAATCTGAACCGGATTCGAAGCCCGAAAGCTCCCCCGAAAGGCCCTCTGACGACCTACCAGCCGAAGCTGCAACAAAAGATCAACCATCTCCAGATTCCAACACAGAAAATACCACTCAGGATCaaccagaagaaaagaataaTACTTCCGCAGAAACAGAACCAGAGCCAGAATCTCATTCTGCAGATGAACCGCGACCTCCTCCTGAAAAGACCGAGGAGGTTGGGCAAGTTCAAAATGCCTAA
- a CDS encoding uncharacterized protein (EggNog:ENOG410PNV8~COG:F~TransMembrane:1 (i40-62o)~BUSCO:14179at33183), producing MIRSAKKETPPELNSQPSVQMTLQSSESSIAMALIPKKPVYFGPFLVTSQVFFMTSLSFALVNLKPLLPGHVLVSPIRNVPRVSDLTPDEIADLFITVRRVGRMVERVFKSSSLNIAIQDGVDAGQSVPHVHAHIIPRRRADLDHKGGSDAIYGMLDGDEGDIAKHMWQKMEGRSRTKFPAVDNDSRMPRSDEEMREEAEMLAKEMEKEPLD from the exons ATGATCCGCTCTGCCAAAAAGGAGACCCCTCCGGAATTGAATTCCCAACCCTCCGTGCAGATGACACTCCAGTCCTCAGAATCCTCTATAGCCATGGCCCTAATACCCAAAAAGCCCGTATATTTCGGACCTTTCTTAGTGACATCACAG GTCTTCTTTATGACATCATTGAGCTTTGCGCTTGTGAATCTCAAACCTCTACTCCCTGGTCACGTCCTCGTCTCTCCCATTCGCAATGTCCCCCGCGTCTCCGACCTCACCCCTGACGAAATTGCCGACCTCTTCATCACAGTGCGCCGCGTAGGCCGAATGGTCGAACGTGTCTTCAAATCTTCAAGTCTTAATATCGCCATCCAGGATGGTGTGGACGCGGGTCAAAGCGTCCCGCATGTCCACGCCCACATAATTCCACGGCGAAGAGCAGATTTGGATCATAAAGGCGGCTCGGATGCCATCTACGGGATGCTAGATGGAGACGAGGGCGACATTGCAAAACACATGTGGCAAAAGATGGAAGGCAGAAGTCGTACGAAATTTCCGGCTGTCGATAATGACAGTAGAATGCCGAGGAGCGATGAGGAAATGAGAGAAGAAGCGGAGATGTTGGCCAAGGAGATGGAGAAAGAGCCATTAGATTGA